The DNA region CAGGTGAACTGGTAAAGCGCGTTGGCGTAATCGTTGAACCGGTAGCTGTCGAGCGCCTCCCGCGCCGCGCGGATCGTAGCGGCGAGCCGCGATCGAATCCAGCGCTCCGCGGCGCCAAGATCCTCCTCTCTCGCAACATCCGGCCCCTCGGCGCCAACGTTCATCAGGACGAAGCGGGCTGCGTTCCACAGCTTGTTAACGAAGTTCTGGTATCCCGCGATGCGCTCCTCGGCCAGCTTGATGTCCCGCCCCATGGCCGCCATCGCCGCCAGGGTGAAGCGAAAAGCATCGGTCCCGTACCGCTCCATGACCTCGAGCGGATCGATTACGTTGCCCTTCGATTTCGACATCTTCTGTCCCAGCTCGTCGCGCACCAGAGCGTGGATGTAGACCTCCCGGAACGGAACCTCGCCCGTGAACTTGAGCGCCATCATGATCATGCGCGCGACCCAGAAAAACAGGATATCGAAGCCGGTGACCAGGGCTGAGGTGGGGTAGTAGCGGCGGAAATCCTCGGTGTCCTGCGGCCATCCGAGCGTGGAAAACGGCCATAGAGCCGAAGAGAACCAGGTGTCCAGAACATCGGGGTCCTGAATCAGCTCGCTGCCGCCGCAACGCGGGCACGCGGACGGGGCGAGGCGCGCAACGATCGGACGTGCGCTTTTCCCCAGCATCGTGCCGCTCCGTCCGTCGTCGAGGATGTTCTCGGCGTCGCAGGTCCGGCAGTACCATGCCGGAATCTGGTGACCCCACCAGATCTGCCTGGAAATGCACCAGTCCTTGATGTTCTCCATCCAGGCGAAATAAGAATGGCTCCAGCCCTCGGGAAAAATCCGGACTCGCCCGTCGCGCACCGCGCGGATCGCCGGCTCGGCCAGCGGCTTGACGCGGACGAACCACTGCGGCGTCGAGTACGGCTCGACCACGGTCTGGCAGCGATAGCAACGCCCCACCGCCAGCCGATACTCCTCCACCTTCTCGAGCAGACCCTGCTGGCGCAACTCCTCGACGATCTGACGCCTCGCCTCGAACCGATCCCGGCCGTGATAACGCGAGATCCAGTCTCCGCTCTCGCCTCGAGCGGTGAACGCCGCGCCGTCGATCCTCGCGTCGGCGTCGAAGATGCTGATCCGGTCGAGATGGAAGCGCGCGCCGATCTCGAAATCGTTGAAGTCGTGGCCCGGGGTGATCTTCAACACCCCGGTGCCGAAAGCCGGATCGACGTAAGCGTCGAAGAGCAGCGGCACGACCCGCCCCGTGATGGGCAGCCGGACGTTGCGGCCCGCGAATCGGCGGTATCGCTCGTCGTCCGGATGAGCTGCGACAGCCGTGTCGCCCAGCATCGTTTCCGGGCGCGTGGTTGCGACCACCAGCCATTCCCCGGGGTCGTCGGCGAACGGATAGCGGATGTACCAGAGAGAGCCGGCCGTTTCCTCGTGCACGACCTCGATGTCCGCCAGTGCGGTCTTGCACCGCGGGCACCAGTTGACGAGCCGTTCCGCTCGATAGAGAAGGTCGTCCTCCCACAGCCGCACGAACGCCTCGCGCACCGCGTTCGAGAGACCCTCGTCCATCGTGAACCGCTCGTGCTTCCAATCGCAGGAAACGCCCAGGGCCTTGAGCTGCTGAAGGATCACGCTCCCGGCCTCCCGTTTCCAGGACCACACTTCCTCGATGAATTTCTCCCGACCGAGCTGTTGACGCGTCAGACCCCGGGCCGCCAGCCGGCGCTCGACGACGTTCTGGGTCGCGATTCCCGCGTGGTCGGTGCCCGGAACCCAAAGGACGCTCAGGCCGTCCATCCGTTTGTAGCGGCACAGGATGTCTTGAAGGGTATTGTTCAACGCGTGGCCCATGTGCAACGAGCCGGTTACGTTGGGGGGTGGAATCACCATGGAGTAGTAACCGGCTTTGCCCTCCGCCGGCTCGAATACGCCCAGGCGCATCCAGTGCTCGTACCACTTGGCCTCGACCTGTTTATGACTGTAGGTTTTTGACAGCTCCATGGGCTATTTCGGTCTTCTCCCCCGTTGACTGCCGCTTCCGGCTTCCTCGACGACCTCGACGAGCTCGATGATCTCTTCCTTTTCACGCCTCTCGGCCGCCGACCCCGGGCCGCCGGTTTTCTCTCGAGAGGCGAGCGCTCGCGCGACCGCCGAAAGCAGATGTTCCCGGTCGAGCGGCTTTTCCAGCACCACGGCCTGGTCCGGTCCCGGCGCATTCCCCGTCCGGGCATCGCCGACCCAGATGACCGGGACGTGCTCTGGAATGGCTGGGCGGAGTCGCTCGCCCAGTTCCGGTTCCCTCAGCGCTCCGGCCCCGACGATCACGGCGTCGTAACCGCCGAACGCCTCCCGATCCGCCGGCAGCGCGCTCGCGGTATGCGCGTCATGCTCGGCGGCCAGACAGGACGCGATCGCGTACCGCAGCATCGCATCCGGTTCGATCACGAGAATTCTGCTCATGTGCTCGGCGGGCGATTCCAGCTTGACAACCCGCAGACCCCAAGCTAGAAAATGCTGTTAGGCGAACGAAACACGCGGCGCGAAAGTGGCGGAATTGGTAGACGCGCAGGATTCAGGATCCTGTGGGGTAACACCCGTGGGGGTTCGATTCCCCCCTTTCGCACCAACCGAAGTAAATCTTTAGCATACAAGCCCAACTTTCTCTAACAGCCTCCTTCCGGGTCTCCGGCCGGCTGCCTTTGTTCCGTGATCGGCGACCGCGTTGCCGCCGCGAACGGGAAAACGCCGCGATCTGATCGCAGGTAGGTTGGCGTGGTCGAACGTCGCTTCAAGCCCGTGCGCAGCTCTTGCAAGCAAGCATCCTCGGCGGTCCCGCTTCCCCCGGCGGGGCCAGCGCGACGGTTAGCCGCTGCGGCCGCTCTTCTCACGGTCCTCGGTCTGTTGATTTCCGCTTGCTCAAGAGAGGGCGGGCCGACCGCGCCGAGCAGCGATTGGGCAAAAGGCCGCGCGGTATACGTGGCGAATTGCGTGGCCTGCCACAACAACGACCCTTCCCGGGACGGCCCCATCGGGCCGGCGATCAGCGGCTCGTCCCTGGAGCTGCTGGAGGCGAGAGTCCTGCGCACCGAGTACCCGCCGGGCTACAAGCCCAAGCGAAATACGCGGGTCATGCCAACTTTCCCGTTTTTGAAATCCGAGGTTCCTTATCTCGCGGCCTACCTCCAATCCCCTTCAGGAGAGCAGGCCCAGCGCCAGTAGAAAGAGAATCCCGGTCAGGAGAAAACCCACCCACAGAGTCCCCGAAACCGTATCGAGCGGTTTTTTGGTCGGCCCCTGCGTGCCTACCAGCGCATTGTACTCGATCGCTGCCAGGATGATCAGCGTGATGATCCAGAAAAGCCCCTTGGACGCACCGGGGGAAACCAGGGACGGATAGTGGCTCGCGGCCCCCATGAAAAAGAGCATCGGAATCGAAAAGACGGTGTTGGTCCTGGAAGTTAAAGCTGCCCGGCGTCCGGCGCCGGCGGCTGCGGGAAGGGCTTGTCCGCCCTGAGCGACCTGGTTCGCCGAAGCGATCACGATCTGCTGGTTGGGCCAGATTACCAGCCAGACGTTGAGGAACATGATCGTGCCGATGAGCCCGCCGACCGTGATGGTGACTCCGTAGGACGAGTTGTAAAACAGGCTGGCGCCCATTTCGCCCATCCGGATCACGTAGATCAGAAGGCCGGCGAGGAAGGTGAACATCGCACCCCATCGAAACCACCACAGAGCACGTGGAACGAGCTTTTGAATCGCCCCGGTTCTTACGGATGCCTCGGTCTCCGCGAAAAACGGGGTTTGAACGAAATTGAAATAGTAAAGAATCCCGATCCAGGTCACACCGGCCAAAAAATGAATCCACCGCAGGAAAAACAACGTAACTTCTTGCATGACCTCCTCCTTCCCCTGACGAATCTCTCTGGTCCGGCCGACGGCCGATTGGCGTTTTATATTAGCTCCCGTTCCTTTTTGTCAAGACAAAACACCGGCCGCCACGGCGTTTTTCCCGTGAAAACTCCGGCGCTTTGCGTGCTCCGGAGTACAGACTTCCTTGCCGGTAATCCGCTTGACCTCATTACCGAACTATGCCATGTTCCCTGCTGAATCCCGAAGGGCCGCTCGGCGAATTCACGGGCCCATACCAGACCAGTTGGAGCACGCCTCCGATTTGCTTCCCAAAAGCCAGCGAAGAATTTCCCCGGACCGAAGCTCCGCGGATCCTTTTTCCTCGGTTGCCCGAGAGCTGGACCTGGTCGAACAGAACCTCGTTCGTGCCATTCAGTCCCGGGAGCGCACCCTCACGGACATCGCCGCGCATCTGATCCTCGGCGGTGGGAAGCGGGTGCGGCCGATGGTCACGGTGCTCGCTTTCCTCGCTTTCGGCGGCAAGAACACGCGCGACATCGTCGAGATCGCCACCGCGATCGAGCTGATTCACACCGCTACCCTGCTCCACGACGACATCATCGATGGCGCGGAAACCCGCCGCGGCAAGATCTCGGCTTACAAGAAGTACGGCCTCAAATCGACGCTGGTGGCCGGCGATTTTCTCTTCATCAAAGCGTTTGAGTTCGCGGGCAAGTTCGACGAAACCGTCGTCCAGTGGACCGCCGACGCATGTACTCAGCTTACCGAGGGGGAAATCCTCCAGGGATACTTCAACCGCAACCGCTCGGTGACCCTGAAGAACTATCTCGAAATCGTCACCCGAAAAACGGCCTCCCTGTTCCAGACGGGAGCCAAGGTGGGTGCCTACATGGCCGGCGCCGAGCCGGCCATGATTCACGAGGCCGAGCGCTACGGCCTGAACATGG from Candidatus Zixiibacteriota bacterium includes:
- a CDS encoding cytochrome c, with the protein product MRSSCKQASSAVPLPPAGPARRLAAAAALLTVLGLLISACSREGGPTAPSSDWAKGRAVYVANCVACHNNDPSRDGPIGPAISGSSLELLEARVLRTEYPPGYKPKRNTRVMPTFPFLKSEVPYLAAYLQSPSGEQAQRQ
- a CDS encoding urate hydroxylase PuuD — translated: MQEVTLFFLRWIHFLAGVTWIGILYYFNFVQTPFFAETEASVRTGAIQKLVPRALWWFRWGAMFTFLAGLLIYVIRMGEMGASLFYNSSYGVTITVGGLIGTIMFLNVWLVIWPNQQIVIASANQVAQGGQALPAAAGAGRRAALTSRTNTVFSIPMLFFMGAASHYPSLVSPGASKGLFWIITLIILAAIEYNALVGTQGPTKKPLDTVSGTLWVGFLLTGILFLLALGLLS
- a CDS encoding valine--tRNA ligase, translated to MELSKTYSHKQVEAKWYEHWMRLGVFEPAEGKAGYYSMVIPPPNVTGSLHMGHALNNTLQDILCRYKRMDGLSVLWVPGTDHAGIATQNVVERRLAARGLTRQQLGREKFIEEVWSWKREAGSVILQQLKALGVSCDWKHERFTMDEGLSNAVREAFVRLWEDDLLYRAERLVNWCPRCKTALADIEVVHEETAGSLWYIRYPFADDPGEWLVVATTRPETMLGDTAVAAHPDDERYRRFAGRNVRLPITGRVVPLLFDAYVDPAFGTGVLKITPGHDFNDFEIGARFHLDRISIFDADARIDGAAFTARGESGDWISRYHGRDRFEARRQIVEELRQQGLLEKVEEYRLAVGRCYRCQTVVEPYSTPQWFVRVKPLAEPAIRAVRDGRVRIFPEGWSHSYFAWMENIKDWCISRQIWWGHQIPAWYCRTCDAENILDDGRSGTMLGKSARPIVARLAPSACPRCGGSELIQDPDVLDTWFSSALWPFSTLGWPQDTEDFRRYYPTSALVTGFDILFFWVARMIMMALKFTGEVPFREVYIHALVRDELGQKMSKSKGNVIDPLEVMERYGTDAFRFTLAAMAAMGRDIKLAEERIAGYQNFVNKLWNAARFVLMNVGAEGPDVAREEDLGAAERWIRSRLAATIRAAREALDSYRFNDYANALYQFTWHEFCDWYIEMSKVPLGGDREAASRASRAILVEVLEQILLLLHPVMPFVTEEIWQSLRRRRGLSDHRETIMVQPYPRVIPERIDQEIEREMEFVTGAIRAIRNLRTETNCPPGREVRVSFAGPADELRLLRRYEPYLRALARAVWAPAEPGAELKNAAAAVVGSTQIFVPLGDLVNIAEEKARLMREIRKLEAELDRVRKKLANREFLAKARPDVVESERDKAGRYGEKLRALNRSLERLGAAAEERS
- a CDS encoding polyprenyl synthetase family protein; protein product: MLPKSQRRISPDRSSADPFSSVARELDLVEQNLVRAIQSRERTLTDIAAHLILGGGKRVRPMVTVLAFLAFGGKNTRDIVEIATAIELIHTATLLHDDIIDGAETRRGKISAYKKYGLKSTLVAGDFLFIKAFEFAGKFDETVVQWTADACTQLTEGEILQGYFNRNRSVTLKNYLEIVTRKTASLFQTGAKVGAYMAGAEPAMIHEAERYGLNMGIAFQMIDDILDVVGHVELLGKPTGMDLLDGNPALPIILALRGGQDSVRAAFESPHPTVSQIADALENIRASSAIEQARSMSRKYAEEALKSVRKFPPSLYRNGLKRLVQLMIERDF